The Montipora capricornis isolate CH-2021 chromosome 6, ASM3666992v2, whole genome shotgun sequence genome has a window encoding:
- the LOC138053653 gene encoding collagen alpha-1(XII) chain-like, producing the protein MKFLFISITLILQSLHIQGQNKFATCKREWSKIGCFKDKIYPSRPLPELLLNDRDIYSNSHQPGYRLDWNKWNESKHSLACRCAQKALQKGYRVFGLQFYGECWSGPLGQFNYSRDGASDNCIMNLHDPTACVKDEPKECVGRGFTNYIYMVTENCDKKMNMVILLDKSGSIKRPNFQKMKNFTKKLAEVMPISFNGTHVAVVSFTHNARVEWNFLSNEAQNLAAFRKAVDGILYKEEGGTRTDLALKKAYETFTSMDVERRDILQVVLVITDGKTEEGSEPYPKVLKPFKDKGIESIAVGIGQSVDYAELEAIAMNKTENVVQLKKFDDLNNRINDIVAKYCMAT; encoded by the exons GTCAAAACAAGTTTGCAACATGCAAACGAGAGTGGTCGAAGATCGGTTGCTTTAAAGACAAGATTTACCCGTCACGCCCACTTCCGGAATTGCTTCTAAACGACAGAGACATTTACAGTAATTCCCACCAGCCAGGCTACCGACTCGATTGGAACAAATGGAACGAGTCCAAACACAG TCTTGCCTGTCGATGTGCTCAAAAAGCTCTTCAGAAAGGGTACAGAGTTTTTGGCCTGCAATTTTATGGAGAGTGCTGGAGCGGACCTTTAGGACAGTTCAACTACTCGCGGGACGGAGCGTCTGATAATTGCATCATGAACCTTCATGATCCAACCGCTTGCGTTAAAGATGAGCCAAAGGAATGCGTGGGCAGAGGATTCACGAACTACATTTACATGGTGACAGAAA ATTGCGATAAAAAGATGAATATGGTCATTCTTCTTGACAAGTCGGGCAGCATAAAAAGACCAAATTTCCAGAAGATGAAAAACTTTACTAAAAAACTTGCTGAAGTGATGCCCATCTCTTTCAACGGGacgcatgttgctgttgttagcTTCACTCATAACGCCAGAGTGGAGTGGAACTTCCTGTCCAACGAAGCACAGAACCTCGCCGCCTTCCGGAAAGCCGTTGATGGAATTCTCTACAAAGAAGAAGGAGGAACTAGGACCGACTTAGCGTTGAAAAAGGCCTATGAGACGTTTACATCAATGGATGTTGAGCGACGAGATATTTTGCAGGTTGTCCTGGTAATTACAGATGGAAAAACAGAGGAGGGGTCAGAACCATACCCAAAGGTTTTAAAGCCTTTCAAG GATAAGGGTATAGAAAGCATTGCAGTTGGCATTGGTCAGAGCGTAGACTATGCCGAGTTGGAAGCCATTGCCATGAACAAGACAGAAAACGTTGTACAGTTGAAGAAGTTTGATGATCTCAACAACAGGATAAACGACATTGTTGCAAAATATTGCATGGCAACATAG